A single window of Acanthopagrus latus isolate v.2019 chromosome 1, fAcaLat1.1, whole genome shotgun sequence DNA harbors:
- the dla gene encoding delta-like protein A isoform X2 → MYLFNMGRAILLTLAVMSMLLCQGFCSGVFELKLQEFLNKKGVQGNKNCCKGGLTSSFQQQCECQTFFRICLKHYQPNASPEPPCTYGGAVTPVLGSNSFQVPDVIPESSFSNPIRINFGFTWPGTFSLIIEALHTDSKDDLSTENPERVISTMTTQRHLTVGDDWSQDLHTGGRTELKYSYRFVCDEHYYGDGCSVFCRPRDDAFGHFTCGERGEIVCDAGWKGQYCTEPICLPGCDEEHGFCEKPGECKCRVGFKGRYCDECIRYPGCLHGTCQQPWQCNCQEGWGGLFCNQDLNYCTHHKPCMNGATCSNTGQGSYTCSCKPGFTGASCEIQVNECAGNPCRNGGSCADLENTYTCTCPHGFYGNNCELSAMTCADGPCSNGARCVDLVNSYLCQCPDGFTGMNCDHTGDECSMYPCQNGGTCQEGLDGYTCTCPPGYTGRNCSSPISRCEHNPCHNGATCHERNNRYVCACVPGYGGRNCQFLLPEHAAIRGSEVPWMAVGSGVALVLLLLAGCAVLVGFFRSKSQRGGQIETAGEGETINNLTNNCHRSDRDLAVSVMPTPGVKNINKKMDFCSGDPDEGSSPGRSSYKSRNPPADYNLVQEVNYEQVAKEAMLEAACEDKCQSLDSFEFEEKRSKRLKCDASEKKAPEMSACADTKYKSVFVMSEEKDECIIATEV, encoded by the exons atgtatttatttaatatgGGGCGCGCCATCCTGCTGACTCTCGCCGTCATGTCCATGTTGCTGTGCCAG GGGTTTTGTTCGGGAGTTTTTGAGCTGAAGTTGCAGGAGTTCCTAAACAAGAAGGGAGTACAGGGCAACAAAAACTGCTGTAAGGGAGGCCTGACGTCGTCTTTCCAGCAGCAGTGCGAATGTCAAACCTTCTTCAGGATCTGTCTCAAGCACTACCAGCCCAACGCCTCCCCGGAGCCCCCGTGCACCTACGGCGGCGCCGTGACGCCCGTGCTCGGCTCTAACTCCTTCCAGGTCCCCGATGTCATCCCCGAGAGTTCATTCAGCAACCCCATCAGGATAAACTTCGGCTTCACGTGGCCG GGGACCTTCTCACTGATCATTGAGGCATTACACACCGACTCCAAAGACGACCTCTCCACAG AGAATCCAGAGCGCGTTATCAGCACCATGACCACACAGAGGCATCTCACGGTGGGAGATGACTGGTCTCAGGACCTGCACACCGGCGGCAGGACGGAGCTCAAGTACTCGTACCGCTTCGTGTGCGACGAGCACTACTACGGGGACGGCTGCTCGGTGTTCTGCCGGCCCAGAGACGACGCCTTCGGCCACTTCACCTGTGGAGAGCGCGGGGAGATCGTGTGCGACGCCGGGTGGAAGGGACAGTACTGCACTGAAC cgatCTGCCTGCCGGGCTGCGATGAAGAGCACGGCTTCTGTGAGAAACCCGGAGAGTGCAA GTGCAGAGTGGGATTCAAAGGCCGCTACTGCGACGAGTGCATTCGTTACCCGGGCTGCCTCCACGGGACCTGCCAGCAGCCCTGGCAGTGCAACTGTCAGGAGGGCTGGGGAGGACTCTTCTGCAACcaag ATCTCAACTACTGCACTCACCACAAGCCCTGCATGAATGGAGCCACTTGTAGCAACACTGGTCAGGGCAGCTACACCTGTTCCTGCAAGCCCGGCTTCACTGGGGCCAGCTGTGAGATCCAGGTCAACGAATGCGCTGGAAACCCCTGTCGCAACGGAGGGAGCTGCGCT GATTTGGAGAACACATATACCTGCACTTGCCCTCACGGTTTCTATGGCAACAACTGCGAGCTGAGTGCCATGACGTGCGCTGATGGGCCCTGCTCCAACG GTGCCCGTTGTGTGGATCTCGTCAACTCGTATCTATGTCAGTGTCCCGATGGTTTCACTGGCATGAACTGTGACCACACCGGGGACGAGTGCTCAATGTACCCTTGTCAAAATGGCGGGACGTGCCAGGAAGGTCTCGACGGCTACACATGCACCTGTCCGCCGGGATACACCGGCCGCAACTGCAGCTCACCCATCAGCCGCTGTGAACACAACCCTTGCCACAACGGCGCCACCTGCCACGAGAGAAACAACCGTTACGTCTGCGCGTGTGTTCCCGGCTACGGTGGCAGAAACTGTCAGTTCTTGCTTCCAGAGCACGCTGCCATCCGCGGGTCGGAGGTGCCTTGGATGGCTGTCGGGTCCGGTGTGgccctggtgctgctgctgctggcaggcTGTGCCGTACTTGTTGGATTTTTCCGATCGAAATCCCAGCGCGGCGGTCAAATAGAAACCGCCGGTGAGGGAGAGACAATAAATAACCTGACCAACAACTGTCACCGGAGTGACAGGGACCTGGCGGTCAGTGTGATGCCAACGCCAGGcgtcaaaaatatcaacaagAAGATGGACTTCTGCAGCGGCGACCCCGATGAAGGATCATCACCAGGGAGGAGCAGCTACAAGAGCCGCAATCCACCTGCAGACTACAACCTCGTACAAGAGGTCAACTATGAGCAGGTGGCTAAAGAGGCCATGCTTGAGGCGGCCTGCGAGGACAAGTGTCAATCCCTGGACTCATTTGAGTTCGAGGAGAAACGCAGCAAACGTTTAAAATG CGATGCATCAGAAAAGAAAGCCCCAGAAATGTCTGCATGTGCGGACACCAAGtacaaatctgtgtttgtgatgtcagaggagaagGATGAATGTATAATTGCAACTGAG gtgTAA
- the dla gene encoding delta-like protein A isoform X1: MYLFNMGRAILLTLAVMSMLLCQGFCSGVFELKLQEFLNKKGVQGNKNCCKGGLTSSFQQQCECQTFFRICLKHYQPNASPEPPCTYGGAVTPVLGSNSFQVPDVIPESSFSNPIRINFGFTWPGTFSLIIEALHTDSKDDLSTENPERVISTMTTQRHLTVGDDWSQDLHTGGRTELKYSYRFVCDEHYYGDGCSVFCRPRDDAFGHFTCGERGEIVCDAGWKGQYCTEPICLPGCDEEHGFCEKPGECKCRVGFKGRYCDECIRYPGCLHGTCQQPWQCNCQEGWGGLFCNQDLNYCTHHKPCMNGATCSNTGQGSYTCSCKPGFTGASCEIQVNECAGNPCRNGGSCADLENTYTCTCPHGFYGNNCELSAMTCADGPCSNGGRCADNPDGGYFCQCPTGYAGFNCEKKIDHCTSGPCSNGARCVDLVNSYLCQCPDGFTGMNCDHTGDECSMYPCQNGGTCQEGLDGYTCTCPPGYTGRNCSSPISRCEHNPCHNGATCHERNNRYVCACVPGYGGRNCQFLLPEHAAIRGSEVPWMAVGSGVALVLLLLAGCAVLVGFFRSKSQRGGQIETAGEGETINNLTNNCHRSDRDLAVSVMPTPGVKNINKKMDFCSGDPDEGSSPGRSSYKSRNPPADYNLVQEVNYEQVAKEAMLEAACEDKCQSLDSFEFEEKRSKRLKCDASEKKAPEMSACADTKYKSVFVMSEEKDECIIATEV; the protein is encoded by the exons atgtatttatttaatatgGGGCGCGCCATCCTGCTGACTCTCGCCGTCATGTCCATGTTGCTGTGCCAG GGGTTTTGTTCGGGAGTTTTTGAGCTGAAGTTGCAGGAGTTCCTAAACAAGAAGGGAGTACAGGGCAACAAAAACTGCTGTAAGGGAGGCCTGACGTCGTCTTTCCAGCAGCAGTGCGAATGTCAAACCTTCTTCAGGATCTGTCTCAAGCACTACCAGCCCAACGCCTCCCCGGAGCCCCCGTGCACCTACGGCGGCGCCGTGACGCCCGTGCTCGGCTCTAACTCCTTCCAGGTCCCCGATGTCATCCCCGAGAGTTCATTCAGCAACCCCATCAGGATAAACTTCGGCTTCACGTGGCCG GGGACCTTCTCACTGATCATTGAGGCATTACACACCGACTCCAAAGACGACCTCTCCACAG AGAATCCAGAGCGCGTTATCAGCACCATGACCACACAGAGGCATCTCACGGTGGGAGATGACTGGTCTCAGGACCTGCACACCGGCGGCAGGACGGAGCTCAAGTACTCGTACCGCTTCGTGTGCGACGAGCACTACTACGGGGACGGCTGCTCGGTGTTCTGCCGGCCCAGAGACGACGCCTTCGGCCACTTCACCTGTGGAGAGCGCGGGGAGATCGTGTGCGACGCCGGGTGGAAGGGACAGTACTGCACTGAAC cgatCTGCCTGCCGGGCTGCGATGAAGAGCACGGCTTCTGTGAGAAACCCGGAGAGTGCAA GTGCAGAGTGGGATTCAAAGGCCGCTACTGCGACGAGTGCATTCGTTACCCGGGCTGCCTCCACGGGACCTGCCAGCAGCCCTGGCAGTGCAACTGTCAGGAGGGCTGGGGAGGACTCTTCTGCAACcaag ATCTCAACTACTGCACTCACCACAAGCCCTGCATGAATGGAGCCACTTGTAGCAACACTGGTCAGGGCAGCTACACCTGTTCCTGCAAGCCCGGCTTCACTGGGGCCAGCTGTGAGATCCAGGTCAACGAATGCGCTGGAAACCCCTGTCGCAACGGAGGGAGCTGCGCT GATTTGGAGAACACATATACCTGCACTTGCCCTCACGGTTTCTATGGCAACAACTGCGAGCTGAGTGCCATGACGTGCGCTGATGGGCCCTGCTCCAACGGTGGCCGCTGTGCTGACAACCCTGACGGAGGCTACTTCTGCCAGTGCCCCACAGGATACGCCGGGTTCAACTGCGAGAAGAAGATTGACCACTGCACCTCCGGCCCCTGCTCCAACG GTGCCCGTTGTGTGGATCTCGTCAACTCGTATCTATGTCAGTGTCCCGATGGTTTCACTGGCATGAACTGTGACCACACCGGGGACGAGTGCTCAATGTACCCTTGTCAAAATGGCGGGACGTGCCAGGAAGGTCTCGACGGCTACACATGCACCTGTCCGCCGGGATACACCGGCCGCAACTGCAGCTCACCCATCAGCCGCTGTGAACACAACCCTTGCCACAACGGCGCCACCTGCCACGAGAGAAACAACCGTTACGTCTGCGCGTGTGTTCCCGGCTACGGTGGCAGAAACTGTCAGTTCTTGCTTCCAGAGCACGCTGCCATCCGCGGGTCGGAGGTGCCTTGGATGGCTGTCGGGTCCGGTGTGgccctggtgctgctgctgctggcaggcTGTGCCGTACTTGTTGGATTTTTCCGATCGAAATCCCAGCGCGGCGGTCAAATAGAAACCGCCGGTGAGGGAGAGACAATAAATAACCTGACCAACAACTGTCACCGGAGTGACAGGGACCTGGCGGTCAGTGTGATGCCAACGCCAGGcgtcaaaaatatcaacaagAAGATGGACTTCTGCAGCGGCGACCCCGATGAAGGATCATCACCAGGGAGGAGCAGCTACAAGAGCCGCAATCCACCTGCAGACTACAACCTCGTACAAGAGGTCAACTATGAGCAGGTGGCTAAAGAGGCCATGCTTGAGGCGGCCTGCGAGGACAAGTGTCAATCCCTGGACTCATTTGAGTTCGAGGAGAAACGCAGCAAACGTTTAAAATG CGATGCATCAGAAAAGAAAGCCCCAGAAATGTCTGCATGTGCGGACACCAAGtacaaatctgtgtttgtgatgtcagaggagaagGATGAATGTATAATTGCAACTGAG gtgTAA